The Xyrauchen texanus isolate HMW12.3.18 chromosome 4, RBS_HiC_50CHRs, whole genome shotgun sequence genome segment gaatcatgtattaaagacgattaaaatgtgttcaagcagatcaaagttactatggttacagaatgcttgtatttagagtgcgcaccagaggagagagcctgaaagagtcatcggttaacttacagctttagggcttgactgtcattgttgtttgtggcttctggtggtagctattatggacattagacactttttaaaaagtaaaataaggagtcctgaacgatacgagggaggcaagaagagttatctactggcgccgttccctcatcattaagctcatcggtgaaggctcttaagcaaaccctggtctaacttactagccctgtaagttactcactgtggtattaatgcagaacatgtactgtatatataaagtacgtgggaccttactatttcgcctatagctaatccattttgtgagccataatccgtttctcgtgaggaatgtagatgaagtagcctatacatctgatttggcgattgaaacacgatgtgttaacgttattcagggatgtagtggaggctaaacagAATTAACAACAACTCATTCATTGTTTCATTCCTATCATTGAACTTCAAGTCAGATGACTATGCTGCGTTCATACCGGaagcgaatagcgcgtcaggcgcgattGCTTtctatgttaagtcaatgcaaagacgcattacgagcgtaaaaaattcctgcggcgcgaatgaggtgTAGAGCGCggctttgcattgacttaacattgaaatcactcgcgcctgacgcgctattcgcgtccggtgtgaacgcacaGTCACCGTTAGGTCCACCAAACCTCCTGGAGCAAATGGTGAAACTCCTGAAACCCTCCGGAGGGTCTGGTGGATCCACACCCTTATGCTCCCCCAACAACACACACATCCCGAGGAATGGACGCTCCCCGAAACCGACGCTGGACACATTGCACCTTTCCCCGAAACCCCAGTTCCCTACTCCCAGAGGAATGGAAGCTGGATACAGTGCCCCTCTTccctattatttatgtttatagctatgttatttaaatgtatatagttcTCTTTACAAACCTATACAGAGTGCCTGTGTTTACTGTCTGTTGAATGCCCTCTTTACTGGACCTGCACTATCTATAGTTCCTTTTCCAGACTTATACAAGCAGACTGTTGGAGtgatttatgtgtttgtgtgtgtgtgtgtgtgtgtgtgtgtgtatagatagatagataaatagatatagataaatatagaaagataaatatctatatacacattatacagaccccccatttatattattattgcttattattatgtgcCTATGAGTACAAGAAGTAGTTACCAAAAGCGGGCGGGCGGTGGGGACTGGGCTAAGCCCCCAATGTATCAAgatcctagcaacgcccctgCAGTGTTGTAACAAAAGGCAATGCTGTTTCTGCGCCTCGTTTTGATGACAGctgataatgaaaaaaaaaaaaacagatatcaAATGATTTCAAATTCCCCAAAAGACCTACAGGGTGGAATTACCAAAGAAACAAAGTGCAGGGCACTTCGATGGGACAACAACATATAGCATGCTTTAGAATTGTTCCGGAaataatttccaataaaaatgacaaaaggaTGAGTTAATAGTTAATAGATATTTGAGCACAACGACCTCAGTAATGGCCATATGGCCACAGGATGTCAGGCACGATCAAGCGCGCATAACGCATGCGCATCTGCCCTTTGGAAACTGTGATCCGAACGCATGCGCAGTGCGTGTGTACTCCATGGTGTCTGGTTACAAGAGTGGCTTTGGGAATTCCCCAGGAAAACACCTACGCAGCCACACGTCCTTTTCTGGGCAAAGTGGACTACATCAAGCCGCTCACAAAGTGAGCAATTTGCACTCGTATAATGCTCCGGACATGGAGGGAATCTGAGGCTTGTGCAGCAGCGCGTGCCGCTGTTGTTTTGGAATTCGTCCAGAAAAAGCTCATCTTCTTCCCCTGAAAACATCAACAGTGTAACACCGAATTCTTCTGGATAGAAGCGAAATCGGTGCACTGTCGTGTCGATAAAAAGTTGTTTGTTAGCAAAGGCAGTTTCTCTCTTTACGGGTGACATCATTACAACGGCTGTTTCAGACATAAATGGAGGGGTCGCAAGATCTTCACGACGAATCTCGGAGACAGAATGCACGGCCTGGACCGAACTCCGCGATGGAGAAACAGGGGGGCATGGACGCTGTCCCGGATGACTGGTGTGACAGCGGGCTGGACTCTTTCAGCGGAGTCGGATTCGGTTTTGAGGGTCCCTTTGCTACTTACGCCGAGGCCGAGCAGATATGGACACCTGCTCCGTCAGGTGAACTCGAAATCAAGACATCTGCAGGCTGTTTTTTAATTGGCGGCGGAGAGAGGCTCGATTCAGCCCTTGGGGACTCGATTAATGACGATGTGGTCGTTGGAAGCCTCTCAGACGGGATCGGTACAATGATCCTGAGCGAGCTTGCAGGTACAGATAGACTGGAAGTGTCAAACTCTGAGGAGGGTCGGCAGCGGAGGGAAGAAGAGCTCTTCAAAACGCGCAACTTTCTGTCAGAGGATGGTGACACGTAAGTCTCTGCAGTTTTTCTGGTCACCTGGACAGGTATTACTTGAATGCATGTACTTTTGTGCCAGTTTCAACTGGAAGGCCATTGGGTTTTCCTGGACTGGCTGTTTAGGCTCTAATTGTTTCTCAGTGTTCTCCATTTGGCGCTGATTCACGAGCAATGGGGCTTTGTTCAGTACCTGCTTGAAGAAATTAAGTTGGACAATAGCTGGACTCCATACCTGGACATTCAAAACGAACTGGGgcaggtaaatggcacacaccAAGTCTGTATGTGTtacctatccatccattcatttttttttaaagagatagtccacctgaaaatgaaaattctctcataatttactcccattcatgccatcctagatgtttatgacttactttcttctgcagaacacaaatattttagaagaatatctctgctctgatCAGATTATaaagtttctgaagacatggatttaaccactggagttgtatggcatacttttatgttgcattgatgtgctttttagagcttcaaaatgttggtacccattcacttgcattgtatggacctacagagctgagatattctccttaaagtatttgtttgtattctgtagaagaatacacatctgggatggcatgagggtgactaaattatgagagagttttcatttttggtcacTTTAAACGTCATTCTAATTTCTTCGGCCAGACACCGCTACATTTAGCAGTCATTGTAGACCGGAGTGAGTGTGTTCGGGCGCTTTTATGGAGTGGGGCAAGTGCAGAGCTCCAAGAGAGGGGCGGTAACACACCTTTACACCTGGCTGTAAGAGAGCTTCGCACAGCCTGTGTGAGAGAGTTGACCAGCTGCCCACTGACCCCTCTAGTGCACTTGAATGTCACTAATTATGCAGGTACAAACCCAAATATACTCCAAAATAGTTTTGGCtctctttgtttatattgtttatcTCATCATCTTTAGCAGTATTCCTTTCTCTCTTTTCTAATGACTACTACACTCTCCATCTCTCTTTAAGGTGTGAGTGCACTGCACCTGGCCGTGTTGAAGGGCgattgtgacatcatcagaatgctgCTGGAGGCAGGGGCAGATGCCAATCAGCCGGTTAGAGGCGGATAcattacactaaatataaagccactttttataaCAGAATACAATTTCTCACTTTAGTCATATGATAACTTATTAATAgttcagattttgtttttttatcttggTTAATCAGTAATtctctttgattttattcgtagGATCTAGGGTCAGGTCGGTCTCCATTGCACTGGGCGGTAGAAGGTCAGAGGTCCGCAGTTGTGGAGTTACTATTGAGTGCTGGTGCAGTGGTGAATCAGCGCTCTTATGCAGGCCACACCCCACTCTATTGTGCCCTCTACAGACCTAACAAAGAGGTGCAGGCCCTACTTAGAGCCAACGGGGCCATATACACACAGGAGGATGAAGAGGATGAGTACAGAGAGAGTGAGGAGGTTAGAGACAAATCAACACATTCACCAACATTCCACCACTGTAAAAAGGTTTTTCTTCTGTGCTCATTGATTCTCTGTACTGTTCACAGGAGGAGTTTGATGATGTCATAATTAATGGACAGCGGGTTCTGTAGCTATATCGGACGCTACTCTGGCTTTAGAGGCTTTCAACTCCAGCTGAAACATTGTGGTGTCGGAGTATATGCGGTGGAGgctgctgtgtttgtgtgtgatcatATGTAATTTGTTTTACGGTACAATATGATTTCAGAATGCAGGTTTGGGTTCAAGCTGATGGAGTTCATAGAGATTTAGTTAAGGTGGATCCAGGTTATATGAGCTTTTATTTAAAAGTgtctaaaaacaatacaaatggaGGCAGCTTTTCATTTAGTAAAACCTCTCCTTCCACCGTGTATATGCTACACACGAGTGGCACAACTGTGATTCTCTGATTAGTGGGTAGATTCATTATGATCCACCTGATTATCACAGTGGcttcattctttatttttaaaacaaaattattagctgattttaaatgaggaaattaagtgaaaatgaatggtttttAATAAACTGGCTATTGCTTGTTGTTACTTATGTACCAAAAATTGGATGTTTATTGAGTGCAGTGTAACTGTCTCTATGGTGATGACCCTTCTAACTATTCATTGTGTATATTTACAGGGGGTagcttttttttcttattataatTTAGTAGCCATGAGAGGTGGATATGTTGGACGGACTGTAGACCAGACATGGATGAAAGTGTTCTTTTTATGCATAACAAAGCAGATGTCAATGTGTTTAGTGCACTTTCAGAGGGATAGTCACCTTAACAGCAGCACTGAATCCCACAATACACTAAGCCATTTTACAACAACAAATTCAGAACTCGAACGCACAGAAATCGAATCAGACTTAAATTCCAGATCTAGGGTTGTTCATATCTGAGATTTGACCAACAGTGAGATTATCATATTGTTTGAATTGTAATGCATCTAACAAACATTCTAAATAACCAGTGGTCAACCAATATCGCAGAGGCTGGTAAATCGGCCgatatttggtattttaaataatcggctattaaattatttttacattttcctgtCTGGCCGATTAGTTTCTTAAGCTGCAACGACacagagaatcgcctgcttgcacgCTAAGGAgtgtctgagacatgtaaatgaccaatcacagttttTGTTGTAACATGCCATCGTGTTACAATAAAAATATGCCGGTGTGTAAACCTGCAGTATAATTAAATGTCATACTGACTGCACTGTATATTCAAGTTTGATTCGATCTTCTTTTGAAATAATCTGATTACTAATGTGCACATACTGTCTGTGTTTGCTTGGGGTTATTGCCTTCTTCCGATTGTATTACAGTTTCTTTATGTGCAAACCATTAATAAAATGGGAAGAATAAACAGAAATCAagagaaactgctatctaccgtCCATAGtgcataattttagtttttaaccatttttaattCTTCAAGTTTGAGTAAGCATAATGCTTaataaaagtagttttttttttgccaatttatttatatgtaatttACTTTTATATTAAATCATGTGATATATTGACAATATATCGACCTATTGGACACCATTCTCTTTGGATATCAACATCgaccattaaaaaacccatatcggtcgacttCTAGAAATTACATtactgaacagttttttttttttttttggctcattacataatttaaaatatttgaaaggtATTTTTGCAATTTATATAAAAGTAGTGAATGGTGATCTGTGTGATGGCATGATGGTTTTGGACATTTCCTGTCACCTATTAGAAGGTCTGTTTAagattttctgttttctttgggCAGGAAAGTATATTTTTAGCTGATAATGATTGGTGCCCTCTGTTGGTGATATTGTGTCTCCTGCTTTTTTAAATTGGTACAGATATTCTAAATCAGGGCTCCTGATCTACCTTTAATTGTCCTCTGTGAGTTGACTGTATACTGTTGACAGAATAAGTGTAGTCCTATTTTAAATTACAAGATTAATGAGAATATATTATTAAAGAAGGTCAGGCTTGACCTTGTTCTCTAGGAAACCAGGTCAGCTTAACAGGCAGGGAAAGACAGAAAAAACTGAGATTTGCAGTTGATTTTGGGGGCACCTGGATTTTCCTTTGAAAGCATCTAATCTATGTATAAAGAAAAAGGCTACAAAGTGACAGATGTTTCTCTCCTGTACGTATTTCTCTTTACTTGGTGATGGGTGATGTGATTTATAAACCTCTTAAAACTATTCAAATGGACAATAAACAGACAAGTTTATATAAGAAGATTTGAATCAATTTGTTTTTTCAATGCACTTGTTCAGTATCACTTacaaaatacagttgaagtcataagaTTACATACAGCTTAGCCAactacatttaaactcaattttcacaattcctgacatttaatcttagaaaacattccttgttttagaatgtgaaatgtcagaataatggtagagaatgatttattttggcttttatttctttcatcatattcccagtgtgtcagaagtttacgaTCACTttgtatttagtagcattgcctttaaattgtttaactggggtcaaatgttttgagtaacattctacaagcttctcacaataatccatccatccatcttcaaccgcttatccgaagttggttTGCAAAAAGTTCTCACAGTAAGTTattggaattttgtcccattcctccggAGAGAACTGGTATAACGGTGTCAGGTCTGAagacctccttgctcacacacgctttttcagttctgcccacaaatgtcctatcggattgaggtcagggctttgtgatggtcactccaataccttgactttgttgcccttaagccattttgccacaattttggaggtatgcttggggtcattatccatttggaagacccatttgtgactgagctttaacttcctggctgatgtcttgagatgttgcttcaatatatccatataattttcctttctcatgatgcgatctattttgtgaagtgcaccactgcagcaaagcacccccacaacatgatgctgccacccccatgcttaacagctgggatggtgttctttgtcttgcaagcctcaccctttttcctccaaacataacaatggtcattatggccaaacagttacaaaaatattttataagacaagaggacatttctccaaaaagttatATCTGAGTAGCTGAGTCCTcagtagcctttcaggttatgtcgatataggactcgttttactgtggatatagatacttgtgtacctgtttcctccagcatttttacaaggtcctttgctgttgttctgggattgattttcacttttcgcaccaaactacactcatctctatgagacagaatatgtctctttcctgagtggtatgatggctgcgttgtcctgtggtgtttatacttgcatactattgtttgttcagatgaatgtggtaccttcatgcATTTGTAAACTGCACCCAAGAATGAACCAGTCTTTTGGAAATCCACAATTGCTTTtatgaggtcttgactgatttcttttgattttcacatgatgtcaagcaaagaggcactgagtttgaaggtaggctttaaaagacatccacaggtacacctccaattcagtacacctcctatcagaggctaattgtctaaaggcttgacataattatCTGGAATAttccaaactgcttaaaggcacagttaacttagtgtatgtaaatttctgacccactggaattgtgatacagtcaattaaaagtgaaataatctgtctgtacacaattgttggaaaaattacttgtgtcatgcacaaagtagatgtcctaaactacttgccaaaactagtttgctaatattaaatctgtgggtggttaaaaaatttgttttaatgactttaacctaagcgtatataaacttctgacttcaactgtacacagACCCCTCTTGATGCGGATGCATTTTCTGTCTTCTCTGAACACAAAGCTTCAGATAGCAGACTAAATTAAATGTGACTGACTGCAGTTTTTGCACTATACTCTGAGCTTCATTCAAAAGAGACCACACTGAATAGATTAGCCTATGGTGATgtttaaaccagtctggcctCTTTTATACACACATGCAGTTCTTATGTGGTAA includes the following:
- the LOC127637053 gene encoding NF-kappa-B inhibitor alpha-like; the protein is MEGSQDLHDESRRQNARPGPNSAMEKQGGMDAVPDDWCDSGLDSFSGVGFGFEGPFATYAEAEQIWTPAPSGELEIKTSAGCFLIGGGERLDSALGDSINDDVVVGSLSDGIGTMILSELAGTDRLEVSNSEEGRQRREEELFKTRNFLSEDGDTVLHLALIHEQWGFVQYLLEEIKLDNSWTPYLDIQNELGQTPLHLAVIVDRSECVRALLWSGASAELQERGGNTPLHLAVRELRTACVRELTSCPLTPLVHLNVTNYAGVSALHLAVLKGDCDIIRMLLEAGADANQPDLGSGRSPLHWAVEGQRSAVVELLLSAGAVVNQRSYAGHTPLYCALYRPNKEVQALLRANGAIYTQEDEEDEYRESEEEEFDDVIINGQRVL